One window from the genome of Deltaproteobacteria bacterium encodes:
- a CDS encoding Na(+)/H(+) antiporter subunit D yields MDNFIHPAFFYILGAFLIPVLKGRLKQIYLLVLPAVAFYTVLNMNLGVYGEINYLGFNIILGRVDRLGLVFAHVFTLMSFLGVIYGLHVKEDAQHIASFFYVGGSLGVVFAGDYLTVFIFWEMMALASTFLIWFRREPASLKAGFRYLLMHIFGGLLLLAGIFLHYKNTGSMAFVLIPKAGAGFAEYLILAGFALNAAVFPLHAWLPDAYPEATVTGAVFMCAFTTKTAVYVLARAFPGYDVLAIMGTAMTIYGVCYATIENDMRRILSYHIISQVGYMVAGVGIGTELALNGACAHAYAHILYKALLFMGAGSVLMMTGTSKLNQLGGLYKYMPLSLIFYVVGGISISGFPLFSGFVSKSMIVAGAGEAHHPVLMVLLLLASVGTFLSVGLKLPYFAWFGKDCGLKPKEPPKNMLWAMGLTSFLCLLIGIYPKVLYDLLPFREAAMEYHPYALPHLSETVQILLFTGLGFFLLLKRLTPEPKINLDFDWFYRKLMDGFMWFDQKFIQGFDFGWGELYRSLGLKSLMSFAGFFARFDRWGIDGVVDNVAYGTQGLGNKVRNIQTGNLQNYLALAILIIFVIVGIYWFL; encoded by the coding sequence ATGGATAACTTCATTCATCCGGCTTTTTTTTATATTCTGGGCGCCTTTCTCATCCCGGTGTTAAAGGGCCGGCTCAAACAGATCTATTTATTGGTCCTGCCGGCCGTGGCCTTTTATACGGTTCTCAACATGAACCTCGGCGTTTATGGAGAGATCAATTATCTGGGTTTTAATATTATATTAGGCCGGGTGGACCGCTTGGGCCTGGTGTTCGCCCACGTCTTTACCCTGATGTCCTTTCTGGGGGTTATTTACGGCCTCCACGTCAAAGAAGATGCCCAGCATATCGCCTCTTTTTTCTATGTCGGCGGTTCCCTGGGGGTGGTCTTTGCCGGAGATTATCTGACCGTCTTTATCTTCTGGGAAATGATGGCCCTGGCCTCGACTTTTTTGATCTGGTTTCGACGGGAACCGGCCTCCCTGAAAGCAGGCTTCCGCTATCTCCTGATGCATATCTTTGGCGGCTTGCTGCTTCTGGCAGGCATCTTCCTGCATTATAAAAATACCGGCAGTATGGCCTTTGTGCTTATTCCCAAGGCCGGGGCCGGTTTTGCCGAATATTTGATCCTGGCCGGTTTTGCCTTAAATGCCGCCGTATTTCCCCTCCATGCCTGGCTGCCCGATGCCTATCCGGAGGCCACCGTCACCGGGGCGGTCTTTATGTGCGCCTTTACGACCAAGACGGCGGTCTATGTCCTGGCCCGGGCCTTTCCCGGATATGACGTCCTGGCTATCATGGGCACGGCCATGACTATTTATGGAGTCTGTTACGCTACCATCGAAAATGACATGCGCCGCATCCTTTCCTATCACATCATCAGCCAGGTAGGCTACATGGTGGCCGGTGTCGGTATCGGAACGGAACTGGCCCTGAACGGGGCCTGCGCCCATGCCTATGCCCACATCCTTTATAAGGCCCTGTTGTTCATGGGGGCCGGCTCGGTTCTGATGATGACCGGGACCTCCAAATTGAACCAATTGGGAGGACTCTACAAATATATGCCGCTGTCTTTAATCTTCTATGTGGTCGGAGGGATATCCATCTCCGGCTTCCCCCTGTTCAGCGGCTTCGTCAGTAAATCCATGATCGTGGCCGGGGCCGGAGAGGCCCATCATCCGGTGCTCATGGTCCTCCTGTTATTGGCCTCGGTTGGCACCTTTCTCTCGGTGGGTTTAAAACTCCCCTATTTTGCCTGGTTTGGAAAAGACTGCGGATTGAAGCCAAAAGAACCTCCGAAAAATATGCTCTGGGCCATGGGCCTGACTTCTTTCCTGTGTTTATTGATCGGGATATATCCCAAGGTTTTGTATGATCTGCTTCCTTTCAGAGAGGCGGCCATGGAATATCATCCCTATGCCTTGCCCCATCTCTCAGAAACGGTTCAAATCCTGCTTTTCACCGGACTGGGATTTTTCCTGCTCCTCAAGAGGTTGACCCCGGAGCCCAAAATCAATCTGGATTTCGATTGGTTCTATCGAAAGTTGATGGATGGGTTTATGTGGTTTGACCAAAAATTTATCCAGGGCTTTGATTTTGGTTGGGGAGAGCTTTACCGAAGCCTGGGGCTTAAGTCCCTCATGTCCTTTGCCGGTTTTTTTGCCCGGTTCGACCGCTGGGGCATTGACGGTGTGGTGGATAATGTCGCCTACGGGACCCAGGGCCTTGGCAATAAAGTGCGCAATATCCAGACGGGTAATCTCCAGAATTACCTGGCCCTGGCCATTCTAATCATTTTTGTTATTGTGGGGATCTATTGGTTTTTATAA
- a CDS encoding NADH-quinone oxidoreductase subunit J: MTTIADFIPPILVAQSVFWLMVVLTLAGAVLAVLPLKIVHNILGLALAMFGLTGIYLYLGSQFVAMMQLLVYVGAICITYIFAIMLSPPLELSPSKRPAVKAITSLIVGAVTFLAVVQMILSTKWAPYAQPSRDWTIKTLGQELLTRYFLVFELISLLLAVAIVGAIMIAGIGQKRD; the protein is encoded by the coding sequence ATGACTACCATTGCAGATTTCATACCGCCGATTTTAGTGGCCCAATCGGTCTTTTGGCTCATGGTCGTGCTTACCCTGGCCGGGGCCGTATTGGCCGTCCTCCCCTTGAAGATTGTTCACAACATCCTGGGACTGGCCCTGGCCATGTTCGGGCTCACCGGCATCTACCTCTATTTGGGGAGCCAGTTTGTGGCCATGATGCAGCTCCTGGTCTATGTCGGGGCCATCTGTATCACCTATATCTTCGCCATCATGCTTTCGCCTCCCCTGGAGCTTTCACCCTCCAAACGGCCGGCCGTCAAGGCCATCACCTCTTTGATCGTCGGGGCCGTGACCTTTTTGGCCGTGGTCCAAATGATCCTCAGCACCAAATGGGCCCCTTATGCCCAGCCCTCCCGCGACTGGACCATAAAGACCCTGGGACAGGAGTTGCTCACCCGTTATTTCTTAGTCTTTGAATTAATTTCCTTACTTTTGGCCGTGGCGATCGTCGGTGCCATCATGATCGCCGGTATCGGCCAGAAAAGGGATTAG
- the nuoK gene encoding NADH-quinone oxidoreductase subunit NuoK has protein sequence MENLLTYLILGAAMFSIGIFGIIYQSNLIGMLIATELILNGAALNFMAFNMFLSPNPATGQVFTLFIMGVAAAETAIALSIIITVYRRFKAIKPESVSELKG, from the coding sequence ATGGAAAATCTTTTAACCTATCTGATTTTGGGTGCCGCCATGTTTTCCATCGGAATCTTCGGCATCATCTATCAATCCAATCTCATCGGCATGTTGATCGCCACCGAGTTGATCCTGAACGGGGCGGCCTTGAATTTTATGGCCTTCAATATGTTTTTATCCCCCAACCCGGCTACCGGGCAGGTTTTTACCCTGTTCATTATGGGCGTAGCGGCCGCTGAGACGGCTATCGCCTTAAGTATCATCATTACCGTCTATCGCCGCTTTAAGGCCATTAAGCCTGAAAGTGTCAGTGAACTGAAAGGATAG
- a CDS encoding NADH-quinone oxidoreductase subunit I: MQYVKEILVGGKSLIIGLWITLKRLFKPIVTVQYPRQKLTMTPNFRGHIEFIRFDDTKTHHCVACGLCARTCPSHVIKVQGEKTRAGDLKYGRQYYIDFSKCSLCGLCVDVCPECTLQFSKEYEYVFYHRWDTVLDIMGRLEGKR, translated from the coding sequence ATCCAGTACGTTAAAGAGATCCTGGTAGGCGGGAAAAGCCTGATCATCGGTTTATGGATCACCTTGAAACGGCTTTTTAAGCCCATTGTTACGGTTCAATATCCCCGTCAAAAACTGACCATGACCCCCAACTTCCGGGGGCACATCGAGTTCATCCGTTTTGACGACACCAAAACCCATCATTGCGTGGCCTGCGGCTTATGCGCCCGTACCTGTCCTTCCCACGTCATCAAGGTCCAGGGGGAAAAAACCAGGGCCGGGGACCTGAAATACGGTCGTCAGTATTATATTGATTTTTCCAAGTGCAGTCTTTGCGGCCTGTGCGTCGATGTCTGCCCGGAATGCACCCTTCAATTTTCCAAAGAGTATGAGTACGTCTTTTATCACCGTTGGGATACGGTGCTCGATATCATGGGCCGGTTAGAGGGAAAACGATGA
- the nuoH gene encoding NADH-quinone oxidoreductase subunit NuoH — translation MAGLVGLAIIAAIVPLNVAFLVLLERKVAGHIQLRPGPMEVAPHGILQTLADAVKLLGKEMVTPLSTDKIVFFLAPIIVVAPAFVGFVPIPFSPMMQIRDVNVGILLIFSFSSITVMSILMAGWGSNNKYALIGAVRSVAQNVAYEIPLLLATMSVIIMTNTFKLGAIAQAQSSVWYIFLQPVAAIIFFIATTAETNRAPFDLVEAESELVSGFHTEYTGMRFSLFFLAEYTNMVIAAALFTVLFLGGSSGPFFPGMIWFLIKTYFLIFVVMWIRWTYPRIRFDQLMNFAWKVLIPIALLNLLITAIVLKVI, via the coding sequence ATGGCCGGACTGGTCGGACTGGCCATCATTGCCGCCATTGTCCCTTTAAACGTCGCCTTCCTGGTCTTGCTGGAAAGAAAGGTGGCCGGACATATCCAGCTCCGTCCCGGACCGATGGAAGTCGCCCCCCATGGGATACTCCAGACCCTGGCCGATGCCGTTAAATTGCTGGGCAAGGAGATGGTAACCCCTCTGTCGACGGATAAAATCGTTTTCTTTTTGGCCCCCATCATTGTCGTCGCCCCGGCCTTTGTCGGGTTTGTCCCCATCCCCTTCAGCCCCATGATGCAGATTCGGGACGTGAACGTCGGCATCCTGCTGATCTTTTCCTTTTCCAGCATTACCGTCATGTCCATCCTGATGGCCGGCTGGGGCTCCAATAATAAATACGCCCTGATCGGGGCCGTCCGGTCGGTGGCGCAAAACGTGGCTTATGAGATTCCCTTGCTCCTGGCCACCATGTCGGTCATTATCATGACCAACACCTTTAAATTAGGCGCCATCGCCCAAGCCCAATCTTCGGTCTGGTACATCTTTTTACAGCCCGTGGCCGCCATTATCTTTTTCATCGCCACCACGGCTGAAACCAACCGGGCCCCCTTTGACCTGGTAGAAGCCGAATCGGAACTGGTCTCCGGTTTTCATACCGAATATACGGGGATGCGTTTTTCCCTGTTTTTCCTGGCTGAATATACCAACATGGTCATCGCCGCCGCCCTGTTCACGGTCCTGTTTTTGGGCGGCTCCTCCGGGCCTTTTTTTCCGGGGATGATCTGGTTTCTGATCAAGACCTACTTCCTGATCTTTGTGGTCATGTGGATCCGTTGGACCTACCCCCGGATCCGTTTTGATCAACTGATGAATTTCGCCTGGAAGGTGCTGATCCCCATCGCCCTGCTCAACCTGTTGATTACCGCCATCGTCCTTAAGGTCATTTAA
- a CDS encoding monovalent cation/H+ antiporter subunit D family protein, protein METIISIRPVVAVLIASIASLLIMFTPKKPNLRETWSILGAVATFLTVLSMTPAVLAGKAFEYTPFVILPGISMKFRVDALGMIFGTISSFLWILVTFYNIGYMRALKEHAQTRYYFCFAVAIVGAVGVAFSGNLFTLYFFYEVITIFTYPLVAHHQDEEAYEGARKYMVYLTGTAKSFLLPAVILTYVLAGTLDFAPSGITKGIFPADANPVLVTITYILFMAGFAKAAIMPFHNWLPSAMVAPTPVSALLHAVAVVKAGVFCTSRVMLSVFGVGILNSLNLGIPTAYAASFTILLASIIALTKDDLKARLAYSTVSQLSYVILGVALLTPNAVTGGLIHIANHAFSKITLFMCAGAIYVSLHTKKISEMGGIARQMPFTIAAFSIAAMSMIGVPLVCGFVTKWYIALGALQAHQSVFLIVLLASTILNTGYFFPVILKTIFDKPREGDPAAHHGNGLHEAPAIMVVPLFLTAIGSILMGLYPDYFMNIVKAVDPDYLLNIAKAVFRS, encoded by the coding sequence ATGGAAACCATTATCTCTATACGGCCGGTGGTAGCCGTTTTAATTGCCTCCATAGCTTCCCTGCTGATTATGTTTACACCCAAGAAACCTAATCTAAGGGAGACCTGGTCCATTTTAGGCGCCGTGGCTACTTTTCTGACCGTCCTTTCCATGACGCCGGCGGTTTTGGCCGGTAAGGCCTTTGAATATACCCCTTTTGTTATTTTACCGGGTATTTCCATGAAATTCAGGGTCGATGCCCTGGGCATGATTTTCGGGACCATCTCCTCTTTTCTCTGGATCCTGGTTACCTTTTATAACATCGGCTACATGCGGGCTTTGAAGGAACATGCCCAGACCCGTTATTATTTCTGTTTTGCCGTGGCCATTGTCGGAGCCGTCGGGGTAGCCTTTTCCGGCAACCTCTTTACCCTGTATTTCTTCTATGAAGTGATCACCATCTTTACCTATCCCCTGGTCGCCCACCATCAGGATGAAGAGGCTTATGAAGGCGCCCGGAAATACATGGTCTATCTGACCGGCACGGCCAAGTCCTTTTTACTGCCGGCCGTCATACTGACTTATGTCCTGGCCGGGACCCTGGATTTTGCCCCTTCCGGCATCACCAAGGGGATCTTTCCGGCCGACGCCAACCCGGTCCTGGTGACCATAACCTATATCCTTTTTATGGCCGGTTTTGCCAAGGCGGCTATCATGCCTTTCCATAACTGGCTCCCCTCGGCCATGGTAGCCCCGACGCCGGTCAGTGCCCTGCTCCATGCCGTGGCCGTTGTCAAGGCCGGGGTCTTCTGTACCAGCCGGGTCATGCTTTCGGTTTTCGGGGTCGGAATATTAAACTCCCTGAATTTGGGGATCCCTACGGCCTATGCCGCCTCTTTTACCATCCTGCTGGCCTCTATTATCGCCCTGACAAAAGACGACTTAAAGGCCCGGTTGGCTTATTCGACCGTCAGCCAGCTCTCTTATGTGATTTTAGGGGTGGCCCTGTTGACCCCCAATGCGGTGACCGGCGGGCTGATCCATATTGCCAATCATGCCTTTTCCAAAATCACCCTCTTTATGTGCGCCGGAGCGATTTATGTCTCCCTCCACACCAAAAAGATCAGTGAAATGGGCGGTATCGCCCGGCAGATGCCCTTTACCATAGCCGCCTTCAGTATAGCTGCCATGAGTATGATCGGCGTCCCCCTGGTTTGCGGTTTTGTTACCAAGTGGTATATCGCCCTGGGGGCCTTGCAGGCCCACCAGTCTGTCTTTTTAATCGTCTTACTGGCCAGTACCATACTGAACACCGGATATTTTTTCCCGGTGATTCTCAAGACTATTTTTGACAAACCCCGGGAAGGGGATCCCGCGGCCCATCACGGCAACGGCCTTCATGAGGCCCCGGCCATCATGGTGGTCCCCTTATTCTTAACGGCTATCGGCTCCATCTTGATGGGCCTCTATCCGGATTATTTTATGAATATCGTTAAAGCCGTAGATCCGGATTATTTACTCAATATAGCAAAGGCGGTCTTCCGATCATGA